Proteins from one Anopheles nili chromosome 2, idAnoNiliSN_F5_01, whole genome shotgun sequence genomic window:
- the LOC128731058 gene encoding traB domain-containing protein, translating to MSSPISSSSEYNSALDQTFNSTLGSDQLNLSDMSSSDIENVNLAGDWNETLLGKQKQKNVKKATHQLLDSLRNNNMDQPGETVGDASTLNSTASTLSLDLSAAGELSDTMNNITLSYVSSSEEDALTASTPRAPDVSVNMSLSETSTTNSQEEKDSRDTTANVSQLPAESGSDSAIPLYATLEEFDRNLPETVTLLTKPDGTKVYLVGTAHFSESSQRDVALVMRNVRPQVVMLELCPSRVHILKYDEKTLLEEAKDMNLAKMRAIIRTNGTINGLFYVLLLNMNAKFTKKLGMAPGGEFRCAVKEAQQIPNCVIQLGDRQIKVTLHRALRGLSLWQTIKLIPKLLFMDDDISVEEVEQCKRKDLLEEIMLEMADEFPAFGRVFIDERDLYLCHSLQMAALPQINRLDGSLEPVNVVGVVGIGHAAGIAKHWGKVDASSIESIVTIPPASLGHRVLKYTFKYGLLGLAAYGVFRFARPRLSRLLL from the exons atgtCTTCCCCGATAAGTTCGTCATCCGAGTACAACAGTGCCCTAGATCAAACATTCAACTCTACGTTGGGTTCCGACCAGCTGAACCTCTCCGACATGAGCAGCAGTG ATATCGAAAATGTGAATCTTGCGGGTGACTGGAACGAAACGCTGCTAgggaagcagaagcagaaaaacgTCAAAAAGGCCACCCATCAGCTACTGGACAGTCTGCGCAACAACAATATGGATCAGCCCGGTGAAACGGTCGGCGATGCAAGCACCCTTAACAGTACGGCTAGCACGCTTAGCCTTGACCTAAGTGCAGCCGGCGAGCTGTCGGATACGATGAACAACATCACCCTATCGTATGTGAGCTCCTCGGAGGAGGATGCTTTGACGGCCAGCACACCCCGGGCACCGGATGTTTCCGTGAACATGTCACTGTCCGAGACGTCGACGACGAACTCACAGGAGGAGAAGGATTCCCGCGATACCACCGCGAACGTGTCCCAGCTCCCAGCGGAGAGTGGCAGCGACTCGGCCATCCCGCTGTATGCCACGCTCGAGGAGTTCGATCGGAATCTACCCGAGACGGTCACGCTGCTGACGAAACCGGACGGGACGAAGGTATATCTGGTCGGGACGGCGCACTTTAGCGAGAGCTCCCAACGGGACGTTGCGCTTGTGATGCGGAACGTGCGCCCGCAGGTGGTCATGCTGGAGCTGTGTCCGTCCCGCGTGCACATCCTCAAGTACGACGAGAAAACACTCCTGGAGGAAGCGAAGGATATGAATCTGGCCAAAATGCGTGCCATCATCCGCACGAATGGGACAATCAACGGGCTGTTTTACGTGCTGCTGCTCAACATGAACGCAAAGTTCACGAAGAAGCTCGGCATGGCACCGGGCGGCGAGTTCCGGTGCGCTGTGAAGGAAGCACAGCAAATCCCGAACTGCGTGATACAGCTCGGCGATCGACAGATCAAGGTGACATTGCATCGTGCCCTGCGCGGTCTGTCACTGTGGCAGACGATCAAGCTGATACCGAAGCTGCTGTTCATGGATGACGACATCAGCGTGGAGGAGGTGGAGCAGTGTAAGCGCAAGGACCTGCTGGAAGAGATCATGCTCGAGATGGCGGACGAGTTTCCTGCGTTCGGGCGGGTGTTCATCGACGAGCGGGACCTGTACTTGTGCCACTCGTTGCAGATGGCGGCTTTGCCGCAGATAAATCGCTTAGACGGAAGCCTCGAGCCTGTGAACGTTGTTGGTGTGGTTGGCATTGGGCATGCGGCCGGAATCGCCAAGCACTGGGGCAAGGTGGACGCGAGTAGCATCGAGTCGATCGTCACCATTCCACCGGCCAGCCTGGGCCATCGGGTGTTGAAGTATACCTTCAAGTACGGCCTGCTGGGACTTGCCGCTTACGGTGTGTTCCGGTTTGCACGACCGCGTTTGTCCCGCCTGTTGCTTTGA
- the LOC128723159 gene encoding uncharacterized protein LOC128723159 yields the protein MESKSRSFVKIDPDDKESESEDDFLYPLKNLKEESLSPTRFEQNLDDEMAGSLNGLKEVCKQRSISSAVELNLQDFFKQRPRITPLPPSRSSVDINLTDPDEETWIIECPASIDIQNELLGKKINLSAPQSKIKNCSIPLEVDVRTNSTEQIIGMLAGPRIKSFVPTGFVRIKQSLPTLGEPDLSGMIENNNVVVPYPVNIRQRHPMLGNNFKECLALPKRVKKLLSVAQQKAALLYSETPLRSKSKRTDKPSKSKNAPPVLIKQEPYDSHAPSPSKAKKRKQPTAADVTKPVDVKQEPMSPSAKKKKPEPQEAANISIKKEPLVEDDISWLLNI from the exons ATGGAAAGTAAATCACGCAGCTTCGTTAAAATAG ATCCTGATGACAAGGAATCCGAGTCGGAAGACGATTTCTTATATCCTCTGAAGAACCTCAAGGAAGAATCGCTAAGTCCTACGCGTTTTGAACAGAATCTCGATGACGAGATGGCGGGGTCACTGAATGGTTTGAAAGAAGTGTGCAAGCAACGATCCATTTCTAGTGCGGTTGAGTTGAATTTGCAAGATTTCTTTAAGCAACGACCTCGGATTACACCGTTGCCGCCATCACGATCAAGCGTGGACATCAATTTGACTGATCCGGACGAGGAAACGTGGATCATCGAGTGCCCTGCTAGCATCGACATTCAGAATGAATTGTTGGGTAAAAAGATAAACCTCTCCGCACCGCAGTCTAAAATCAAGAACTGCTCTATTCCACTCGAGGTCGACGTTCGAACTAACAGCACCGAGCAGATAATAGGTATGCTAGCCGGACCGCGCATAAAATCGTTCGTTCCGACCGGGTTTGTGCGCATTAAACAATCGCTACCGACGCTAGGCGAGCCAGATCTTTCAGGCATGATCGAGAACAACAACGTCGTCGTGCCTTATCCGGTGAATATTCGGCAGCGCCATCCTATGCTCGGAAATAATTTCAAAGAGTGCCTGGCGCTGCCGAAACGCGTGAAGAAACTGCTCTCAGTAGCGCAACAGAAGGCTGCTCTGCTTTATTCGGAAACACCCCTAAGAAGTAAATCGAAGCGAACAGATAAACCATCGAAGAgtaaaaacgcaccaccggtATTAATAAAACAAGAGCCTTACGATAGTCACGCTCCTTCGCCTTCAAAGGCTAAGAAACGGAAACAACCCACGGCTGCGGATGTCACAAAGCCGGTTGATGTTAAACAGGAACCGATGTCGCCatcggcaaaaaagaaaaagcccgaGCCGCAAGAAGCTGCAAACATTAGCATTAAAAAAGAACCGTTGGTGGAGGACGATATCTCGTGGCTGCTGAATATCTAG